A single region of the Pararge aegeria chromosome 18, ilParAegt1.1, whole genome shotgun sequence genome encodes:
- the LOC120631422 gene encoding uncharacterized protein LOC120631422, with amino-acid sequence MPPKVDSKTSESDKEIQDTKLSILIAKREAIFGIMQNVFDLSREPDVHTNVEKREHFLDESSQIDSLRLKFESIVDDYNTRLLNLNSDAKPDYKSLYAFETLYNRVKRTHTKCSTLNTTPEIHNATSALLKAKPKLAPISILEFDGDIKSFQMFYTTFKSVVDNNPSLTDAEKLFYLLPKLTGKAKSAIAGISPCAENYQLILQTLVNRFDDKRMLTSAYLHELFRYKGFQTPSATNFEDFIDRFAGAVSALKNLKLDNLADLIILHIATQRVDTESVRAFEIKCGKNIPTFDDFVEFITTRAKVFERTNTNVTNPSNTRHNKNIKHLNNGTSGNAPKYQAYISTVDKPTSKCLCRNITHAHLYKCVDFNKLLTPQERFKCVKEKNACVNCLSIKHKVGQCEVSPHCSCGQKHNKRLHFDQREEHSRAPQLNTVMPPPNAPTVTASSPVADDRADVALCATRVSPSTSATQVYNSNLMNRVEDKRTTVLLATAQVAVYDCNGERQVIRILLDSASQADFLSKECCDRLGLQTKFTERTIVKGFGGIEKVVQSSSVDLTFYSRFDDNVSFNISPLVVDKVTDKLPTAVIDTAVLSHLKGIPLADASYGVPDKIDALIGASLFPHLLLPDDVHTSRRDPSVPVALRTVLGLVFMGNAPTIPTINTHTALTCCFVQEPPAIDSLVKRFWELEELPSASIQNPDDNECEDFYTSTTVRDPDTGRYVVGLPFKEDLYSLGNSLDIAKKRFICLERKLEASNKLRSAYDDVIKGYLAKDYISPAPSYDSKDPVPIYVMPHTGILREDKLSTRLRLVVDASCRSSSGKALNHLLHSGQNLQGDLFKIILNFRLHAVAMTADCREQFLQIVMREADRRYQCFLYRFNPQDPLVLYQFNRVCFGLTSSPFHALRTVRQLVNDDGAKYPRANSIVLPALYMDDVAFSLPSELEAVTVSLQMIDLFKGAQWELVKWNSNSREVLDNLPASHKLPTEVEFDKTMHHKILGLHWSTGNDAFYFKISMPDDVTCTKRSILSTVARLWDIMGFVAPTVVYAKILIKMLWQLNLDWDTVAPPHIIKMWRQFCDELPALNKLHIPRHVGVTTDCEVTLLGLSDASLAAYGAVVYLHVSSPTGNTVRLACAKSKVSPTKPHSIARLELLGGVLLSKLLRTVHDTYSERIPIKATYAFLDSKVALYWIKSSPHRWQTFVANRVVQITENISPDNFYHCPGTENSADILSRGVTPEKLLSHPLWLHGPPWASMHPSQWPLKTLEGESIEDVPEKKVLIHTVCKPILPNDLHELALRFSSWSKLLRIIVYICRFAKLLPRRGTSAVTADDLNFAENRMLRALQNQHFAEEYSLIKNNKTCSPAFNRLRPFIDDGLIRVGGRLANSGLSFEKIHPVILPRNGHVVNIIIDYYHIKHLHAGPELLMALLRQRYWILSARRIVRQRVHMCNTCFRFKPRPTIPLMADLPDIRTRPALKAFSFTGCDYAGPIPYVPVRRRGVHSEKAYIVLFTCLTTRSTHIEVATSLSTPSFLAGFKRFLSRRGPVQVLHSDNAKNFQGAASYLRDLYKFLREEYYPKLEQECAENRITWKFICPNSPHFGGSWESMIKVTKTILFKVIGQQLLSYEELCTVLIQVECLLNSRPLTILSSDPAEPSALTPSHFLHTAPLFSLPAPDVNPDKINLVDRYSLIDKMVQSFWNRWRMEYLHGLQVRLKWNTPSVPITPGTVVVVINDNVPPLAWPLAVVEKVHPSKDGVIRVATVKISGRTYVRPVVRLCPLPTQ; translated from the coding sequence ATGCCTCCTAAAGTAGATTCTAAAACTAGCGAAAGTGATAAGGAGATTCAGGATACTAAACTGTCTATCTTAATTGCTAAACGTGAAGCTATATTCGGTATCATGCaaaatgtctttgacttatctcGTGAACCCGATGTTCATACGAACGTTGAAAAAAGAGAACATTTTCTAGACGAATCTTCACAAATTGATTCATTGCGTTTAAAGTTCGAGTCTATTGTAGACGATTATAATAcacgtttattaaacttaaattcagaTGCAAAACCTGATTACAAAAGTCTGTATGCTTTTGAGACTTTGTATAATAGGGTCAAACGAACTCATACAAAATGCTCAACTTTAAATACGACACCAGAAATACATAATGCGACCTCCGCGCTGCTAAAAGCCAAGCCGAAGCTAGCTCCCATATCGATATTAGAATTCGATGGTGACATTAAATCTTTTCAGATGTTTTATACGACCTTTAAGTCAGTAGTAGATAATAATCCATCACTCACAGATGcagaaaagctattttatctgttaccgAAGCTGACAGGGAAGGCAAAAAGCGCAATCGCTGGAATTTCTCCGTGTGCTGAGAATTATCAGCTCATTTTACAAACACTCGTCAATAGGTTCGATGATAAACGTATGTTGACTTCCGCGTACCTACATGAATTATTTCGCTATAAGGGTTTTCAGACTCCCTCTGCGACTAACTTTGAAGATTTCATAGACCGGTTCGCTGGCGCAGTAAGcgctttaaaaaacctaaagttaGATAACCTAGCTGATCTTATCATACTACATATAGCTACACAAAGGGTCGATACTGAGAGTGTACGCgcgtttgaaattaaatgcggtaagaatatacctactttcgaCGACTTTGTGGAATTTATCACAACACGCGCGAAGGTGTTTGAGCGTACGAATACGAATGTCACAAACCCTTCTAATACgcgtcataataaaaatataaaacatttgaataacGGGACTTCTGGCAATGCGCCGAAGTATCAGGCCTATATAAGCACGGTTGATAAGCCTACGTCCAAGTGTCTATGTAGAAATATAACACAtgcgcatttatataaatgtgttgactttaataaattattaactcctcAAGAACGTTTTAAGTGCGTCAAGGAGAAGAATGCCTGTGTGAACTGCCTGTCTATAAAACATAAAGTCGGGCAATGTGAAGTCTCCCCGCACTGTTCGTGTGGTCAGAAACATAACAAAAGGCTGCACTTTGACCAGCGCGAGGAACATTCCCGCGCGCCTCAGTTGAATACCGTCATGCCGCCACCGAACGCACCTACCGTTACCGCGTCATCGCCCGTAGCGGATGATCGCGCCGACGTAGCACTGTGCGCTACGCGCGTAAGCCCGTCTACAAGCGCTACGCAGGTGTATAATAGCAATTTAATGAATCGTGTGGAAGACAAGCGAACTACTGTCTTATTGGCTACCGCACAAGTTGCTGTTTACGACTGTAATGGTGAACGGCAAGTTATACGTATATTGTTGGATTCTGCTTCGCAGGCCGATTTCCTCTCAAAAGAATGTTGTGATCGCTTGGGTTTGCAAACTAAATTCACAGAACGTACTATCGTGAAGGGGTTCGGTGGAATTGAGAAGGTTGTACAATCCAGCTcggttgacttgacgttttattcgcgttttgatgataacgttagttttaatatctcGCCACTTGTTGTTGATAAAGTGACAGACAAATTACCTACGGCTGTGATAGATACGGCAGTCCTATCACACCTTAAAGGTATTCCGCTTGCCGATGCGAGTTACGGCGTACCTGATaaaattgatgctttaatagGAGCTTCCCTATTTCCACATTTGCTTCTCCCCGACGACGTCCATACGTCACGTCGCGACCCGTCGGTGCCCGTTGCATTGCGCACGGTGTTAGGTCTGGTGTTCATGGGCAATGCGCCTacgatacctactataaatactcataCGGCCTTGACATGTTGTTTCGTTCAAGAGCCTCCTGCTATTGACTCTTTAGTCAAGCGTTTCTGGGAACTTGAAGAACTTCCTTCCGCTTCCATTCAGAAtcctgatgataatgaatgcgaAGACTTCTACACTTCGACTACTGTCCGAGATCCCGATACGGGCAGATACGTTGTCGGCCTGCCATTTAAAGAGGATCTATATTCCCTAGGGAATTCTTTGGACATAGCTAAGAAACGTTTCATCTGCCTCGAAAGAAAGCTTGAAGCTTCGAATAAATTGAGGTCGGCATATGATGACGTCATAAAAGGTTATCTCGCGAAAGATTATATTTCTCCCGCGCCTTCATATGATTCTAAAGATCCCGTTCCGATTTACGTGATGCCACACACGGGGATTTTACGTGAAGACAAACTCTCGACGAGACTGAGATTAGTCGTCGATGCTTCTTGTCGTTCTAGTTCTGGAAAGGCACTGAACCATCTGCTACATTCCGGTCAAAATTTACAGggagatctttttaaaataattttgaattttcgtctGCATGCAGTGGCAATGACAGCCGACTGCCGAGAACAGTTTCTACAAATCGTTATGCGCGAAGCTGATCGTCGCTATCAATGCTTCTTATACCGCTTTAATCCACAAGACCCTCTTGTGCTATACCAGTTCAATCGAGTCTGTTTCGGTCTCACTTCCAGTCCCTTCCATGCACTGCGCACGGTAAGACAGCTGGTGAATGACGACGGCGCAAAATATCCACGAGCGAATAGCATTGTGCTACCCGCGCTTTATATGGATGACGTAGCTTTCTCGCTTCCAAGCGAACTAGAGGCAGTCACTGTGTCGCTGCAGATGATCGATCTTTTTAAGGGTGCACAGTGGGAATTAGTTAAGTGGAACAGCAATTCTCGCGAGGTCTTAGATAACCTTCCTGCGTCCCACAAACTTCCGACTGAAGTGGAGTTTGACAAAACCATGCACCATAAAATACTTGGTCTGCATTGGTCTACTGGAAATGAcgctttctattttaaaatttctatgcCCGACGATGTGACATGCACTAAGCGCTCCATCTTGTCGACTGTTGCCCGTCTGTGGGACATAATGGGCTTCGTTGCTCCCACAGTCGTGTatgccaaaatattaattaaaatgctttggCAATTAAATCTTGATTGGGACACTGTAGCTCCACCACACATCATTAAGATGTGGAGACAGTTTTGCGATGAGTTGCCAGCTCTAAATAAGCTACACATACCGCGTCATGTGGGCGTGACAACAGACTGTGAGGTCACTCTCCTGGGACTATCAGATGCTAGTCTCGCAGCCTATGGTGCTGTCGTTTATTTACACGTTAGCTCCCCTACTGGTAACACTGTGCGTCTTGCTTGTGCGAAAAGTAAAGTTTCGCCGACGAAACCTCATTCAATTGCTCGTCTCGAACTATTAGGTGGCGTCCTACTGTCGAAATTGCTTCGTACAGTACATGACACTTACTCTGAGCGTATCCCAATCAAGGCTACATATGCATTTCTCGATTCCAAAGTCGCCCTATATTGGATAAAAAGTTCACCGCATAGATGGCAGACTTTTGTCGCGAATCGCGTTGTACAGATAACTGAGAATATCTCACCAGACAACTTTTATCATTGCCCTGGCACTGAGAACTCTGCTGATATTCTATCGAGAGGTGTAACTCCTGAGAAGCTTCTCTCACACCCTCTGTGGCTGCATGGTCCACCATGGGCATCAATGCATCCGTCTCAGTGGCCACTCAAAACTCTAGAGGGAGAGTCTATTGAAGACGTACCCGAGAAGAAGGTTCTTATACACACTGTGTGTAAACCTATACTCCCGAACGACTTACACGAGCTTGCTCTCCGTTTTTCTTCGTGGAGCAAACTTCTAcgtataattgtatacatttgtagATTTGCTAAATTACTGCCTCGTCGCGGCACTAGTGCAGTTACCGCTGACGACTTAAATTTCGCAGAGAATAGAATGCTTCGCGCTCTGCAAAATCAGCATTTTGCTGAAGAATattctcttattaaaaataataaaacatgttcacCGGCATTTAATCGCCTAAGACCATTTATTGATGATGGACTTATCCGCGTTGGCGGTCGTCTCGCCAACTCTGGACTTagctttgaaaaaatacatCCGGTTATATTGCCTCGCAATGGCCACGTGGTAAATATAATCATTGATTATTACCacattaaacatttacatgCTGGACCCGAACTCCTAATGGCCCTGCTTCGTCAGAGGTACTGGATTCTGTCGGCACGCCGTATTGTCAGGCAAAGAGTACATATGTGCAATACTTGCTTTAGATTTAAACCGCGTCCAACCATTCCGCTGATGGCGGATCTTCCTGATATACGTACACGTCCAGCGTTGAAAGCCTTTAGTTTCACCGGCTGCGATTATGCAGGTCCTATACCATACGTTCCTGTACGCCGCCGTGGCGTACACAGCGAGAAAGCTTATATTGTGCTGTTCACGTGTCTCACTACGAGATCTACGCACATTGAGGTTGCTACCTCACTCAGCACCCCCAGTTTCCTCGCCGGGTTTAAAAGATTCCTATCACGTCGTGGTCCTGTTCAGGTGCTGCATAGCGACAATGCTAAAAACTTCCAGGGTGCTGCTTCTTACCTTCGGGACCTCTATAAATTTCTAAGAGAAGAATATTACCCGAAGCTAGAGCAGGAATGCGCTGAAAATCGCATAACTTGGAAATTCATCTGTCCCAATTCCCCACACTTTGGAGGTTCATGGGAAAGTATGATCAAGGTGACTAAGACGATCCTGTTCAAGGTCATAGGGCAACAGCTCCTTTCTTATGAGGAACTTTGCACTGTGCTCATTCAGGTCGAATGTCTTCTCAATTCGCGTCCGCTAACAATACTAAGCTCTGACCCTGCCGAACCTTCGGCTCTTACTCCAAGTCACTTCCTACATACTGCGCCTCTATTCTCCTTGCCTGCGCCTGATGTCAATCCAGACAAAATTAACTTGGTTGACAGGTACTCGTTAATAGATAAAATGGTCCAATCGTTTTGGAATCGTTGGAGGATGGAATATTTGCACGGATTGCAAGTTCGTTTGAAATGGAATACGCCTTCCGTACCTATTACGCCGGGAACTGTCGTCGTAGTTATAAATGACAACGTACCGCCTCTGGCTTGGCCTCTAGCAGTAGTAGAGAAAGTGCATCCCTCGAAAGACGGCGTCATACGCGTAGCGACCGTTAAAATTTCCGGGAGAACTTACGTCCGTCCGGTCGTTCGCTTATGCCCTCTTCCGACGCAATAA